The Thioclava sp. GXIMD2076 region CATCGGTCTGGAAAATAAAGCTCATATCCACCTTTCCTGTGAAGCGCGGCCCGCGGTCGGAAAACCGCTCGAAGAGCCTCGAACATGCGGCCTTCCCATCCGCATCGTGCCAAAGAAACGGGCGCTTGAGAGGATGTCTTTATGTAAATCCGGCCCTCCAAGGGGCCGGAAACAGGGCGAGCGCCGAAGAAATAGCAGTTACTGGGATTGTGCCCGAAAATAAGGCACCCTTTGAACAATCAGCGGCACCGCAATGGCCACGGATTCGCGAAACAGACCCTAGACAGGGCAAGTCTCGCGCAGCCAAAGTTCAATCTTTTGAACCATCTGGCCGTAGAATAGCCGGTAGGTATCTTCGGTCACAAAACCGATATGCGGAGTGGCAACCACATTCGGCAGGGTCCGGAACGGATGATCGATCGCAAGCGGCTCATGATCGAACGTATCGAGCCCCGCCCCACCGATCCGCTCCGCCTTCAAGGCCGCGATCAGGGCTGCCTCATCCACCAGAGGACCGCGCGAGGCGTTGATCAGCCATGCCGTCTCCTTCATCAGCGCAAGCTCGCCCGCCCCGATCATGTGATGGCTCCGCGCGCTAAGCTTCATATGGACGGAGATGATATCCGACGTGGCAAAAAGGGTTTCCTTGTCAACGGCCTGAACCCCGAATTCCGCAGCATGGGCCGGATCGAGGTTCTGGCTCCACGCGATGACCTCCATCCCGAAGGCCTGCCCGACCTTGGCCACCGCCTTGCCGAAATTCCCCAGACCCACGATACCCAACCGGCGGCCATGGATATCCTGCCCGATATGTTCCTGCCAGCGGCCTGCACGCAGGTTGTTGATTTCCTGCGGCAGACGACGTGTGGCGGCAAGGATCAGGCCCCAGGTCAGTTCGGTCGTGCCATATAGCAGATAGTCGGTATGGGTCAGGGTAATGCCGCGCGCTGCAGCCGCCTCCGCATCGATCGCGGCATTGGCCGCCGAATTCGATGCGATGAACCGCAGCTTCGGTAGTGCTGCCAGAAGTTCCGCATCAAACACCGTGCGCTCGCGCATCACACAGATGATATCGAAGGGCCGGAGCCGTTCGATGAGGGCCGCGCGATCCTCCAGATGATCGGTGAATATAGTGATTTCGGCCTGGGCGCGGATTGTGGACCAATCGGCCATCGTCAAAGCAACCGACTGGTAATCATCAAGAATGGCCAGCTTCATCATTTGTCCTTGCATAAAGA contains the following coding sequences:
- a CDS encoding D-2-hydroxyacid dehydrogenase family protein, with product MMKLAILDDYQSVALTMADWSTIRAQAEITIFTDHLEDRAALIERLRPFDIICVMRERTVFDAELLAALPKLRFIASNSAANAAIDAEAAAARGITLTHTDYLLYGTTELTWGLILAATRRLPQEINNLRAGRWQEHIGQDIHGRRLGIVGLGNFGKAVAKVGQAFGMEVIAWSQNLDPAHAAEFGVQAVDKETLFATSDIISVHMKLSARSHHMIGAGELALMKETAWLINASRGPLVDEAALIAALKAERIGGAGLDTFDHEPLAIDHPFRTLPNVVATPHIGFVTEDTYRLFYGQMVQKIELWLRETCPV